The following are encoded together in the Panicum virgatum strain AP13 chromosome 6K, P.virgatum_v5, whole genome shotgun sequence genome:
- the LOC120639120 gene encoding protein GLUTAMINE DUMPER 3-like — MRPPATSASKPTPTSPFAPPPAAAALPSSPWHSPVPYLFGGLAAMLALITLALLILACSYWKLNNYLGTGNDAAAAASAQGATDGDGGSKSPAAAAAAFADLVAVVMAGEKTPTFLAAPIVRRARDDTAAGEEGSPETEDQEKHRGMAGDGESGAVADDTEHDRQLDHV, encoded by the coding sequence ATGAGGCCGCCGGCAACAAGTGCGTCCAAGCCCACGCCGACGTCGCCGtttgcgccgccaccggcggctgcggctctgcCGTCCTCGCCGTGGCACTCGCCGGTGCCGTACCTGTTCGGCGGGCTGGCCGCCATGCTGGCCCTCATCACGCTCGCGCTCCTCATCCTCGCCTGCTCCTACTGGAAGCTCAACAACTACCTCGGCACCGGCAAcgacgccgctgccgccgcctctgctcaaGGCGCcacggacggcgacggcggctccaagtcccccgccgccgcagccgcggccTTCGCCgacctcgtcgccgtcgtcatGGCCGGGGAGAAGACGCCCACTTTCTTGGCCGCGCCGATCGTCCGCCGAGCGCGCGACGACACGGCCGCTGGAGAAGAAGGATCGCCGGAGACGGAGGATCAGGAGAAGCACCGCGGCATGGCCGGGGATGGGGAGAGCGGCGCGGTCGCCGACGATACCGAGCATGACCGGCAGCTAGATCACGTGTGA